In Streptantibioticus cattleyicolor NRRL 8057 = DSM 46488, a genomic segment contains:
- a CDS encoding DUF397 domain-containing protein, with translation MRRPTSSSEATTTWFKSSYSGGSGTECVEAAVLTEGMAVRDSKDPEGPVLTFAPGAWADFLDAIREDTLS, from the coding sequence ATGCGCCGCCCAACCTCTTCCTCCGAAGCCACCACCACCTGGTTCAAGTCCTCCTACAGCGGCGGATCCGGTACCGAATGCGTCGAGGCCGCCGTCCTCACGGAGGGGATGGCCGTCCGAGACTCCAAGGACCCCGAAGGCCCTGTGCTCACGTTCGCGCCGGGAGCATGGGCCGACTTCCTGGACGCCATCCGGGAAGACACACTGAGCTGA
- a CDS encoding DUF397 domain-containing protein, with amino-acid sequence MRTSTSPSEATVTWFKSSYSNGTGGNCVEVADSHGPVAVRDSKDPNGPVLTFSRQAWDAFVAAVRGGGLR; translated from the coding sequence ATGCGCACCTCCACCTCGCCCTCCGAAGCCACAGTGACCTGGTTCAAGTCCTCCTACAGCAACGGCACCGGCGGTAACTGTGTCGAAGTGGCCGACAGCCACGGCCCGGTGGCCGTCCGGGACTCCAAGGACCCGAACGGCCCCGTCCTCACCTTCAGCCGTCAGGCGTGGGACGCGTTCGTCGCGGCGGTGCGGGGCGGGGGGCTCCGCTGA